The proteins below are encoded in one region of Acidithiobacillus ferrooxidans ATCC 23270:
- a CDS encoding dihydrolipoyl dehydrogenase family protein — protein sequence MSTDNYDVTIIGSGPGGYRAAVLAALRGKRTAIIERKTWGGTCLNRGCVPKKDWHETAKWIEQSRHFQKRGVIGPVLRGNMAQAWQHQHDVVETVRGSYLDYLKRLGIHLYDGTGSFLDARRIAVEGVGGLVEIHTETSIIATGSAPSLPRGIVPAAGKVLTSDMLYDNGVPHGDRVILVGGGVIGTEFAYIFTQLGKQVEWLVHSTPLAHTRYSPQARDILHAALAGLGIHPQSGFRIHRMETTTEGVTVFDDQGKPIHGDWVLLATGRHAYTEGLGLENTRITLDDHGFVQTDAALETGEPGIYAIGDAVGPIMNANQALNDARIVIHNLLSTEKQERDPLWVPELVYSAVELARIGMDDEAAEDAGFEPAVGFAAFETSPRALGQDDGVGFVRLLADMDSGELLGGEIVGRDAGELIHLLANGGDHDGMLRRIVETRTNHPSRAEELVNATETLAARWGLEEQIFGPSD from the coding sequence ATGAGTACGGACAACTATGATGTCACCATTATCGGCAGTGGCCCCGGCGGTTATCGTGCGGCAGTTCTGGCGGCTCTGCGCGGCAAAAGAACCGCGATTATCGAGAGAAAGACCTGGGGAGGAACCTGTCTCAATCGGGGCTGTGTCCCTAAAAAGGACTGGCATGAAACGGCAAAATGGATAGAGCAAAGCCGTCATTTCCAAAAGCGGGGGGTGATAGGTCCGGTGCTGAGGGGAAATATGGCGCAAGCCTGGCAGCATCAGCACGATGTGGTGGAGACTGTCCGTGGCAGCTATCTTGACTACCTCAAGCGCCTCGGGATACATCTTTACGATGGCACGGGCAGCTTCCTGGACGCCCGGCGCATCGCCGTTGAAGGGGTCGGCGGACTGGTGGAAATCCATACGGAAACCAGCATCATCGCCACCGGATCGGCGCCATCCCTGCCCCGGGGAATCGTTCCGGCAGCCGGCAAAGTGCTGACCAGCGACATGCTCTATGACAACGGCGTCCCGCACGGAGATCGGGTGATCCTGGTGGGTGGAGGGGTTATCGGCACCGAGTTTGCGTATATTTTTACCCAGCTCGGCAAACAGGTGGAATGGCTGGTGCACTCCACGCCTCTCGCCCACACCCGCTATTCGCCGCAGGCCAGGGATATACTCCATGCGGCGCTGGCCGGATTGGGTATCCATCCACAGTCCGGGTTCAGGATCCACCGCATGGAGACGACGACCGAGGGCGTGACCGTCTTCGACGACCAGGGGAAGCCGATCCATGGCGATTGGGTACTGCTCGCCACCGGACGCCATGCCTACACCGAGGGATTGGGTCTGGAAAACACTCGTATCACCCTGGACGATCATGGATTTGTGCAGACCGACGCCGCCCTGGAGACCGGCGAGCCCGGCATCTATGCCATTGGCGACGCTGTCGGACCGATCATGAATGCCAACCAGGCTCTCAACGACGCCCGGATAGTCATCCACAACCTGCTCAGCACCGAAAAGCAGGAACGCGACCCGCTCTGGGTGCCGGAACTGGTGTATTCCGCAGTGGAACTCGCGCGTATCGGTATGGATGACGAAGCGGCCGAGGACGCAGGTTTTGAACCCGCGGTCGGTTTTGCGGCTTTTGAGACTTCACCACGCGCACTGGGGCAGGACGACGGCGTTGGCTTTGTCCGCCTTCTGGCTGACATGGACAGCGGCGAACTGCTTGGCGGTGAAATCGTCGGGCGGGATGCCGGCGAATTGATTCATTTGCTTGCCAATGGCGGCGACCACGACGGGATGCTGCGCAGGATCGTCGAAACTCGCACCAACCACCCTTCCCGCGCAGAAGAACTGGTAAACGCCACCGAAACACTGGCGGCGCGTTGGGGTCTCGAAGAACAGATCTTTGGGCCCTCCGATTAA
- a CDS encoding glucan biosynthesis protein produces the protein MNIYRRRHHLSLKPLSAVLLGLAALTATLPAYAAEFGMATVEAKAKLLVDRTYNPKPLPIPAFLKDLTPDQYAEIQDVSPLWRGDHLPYEAQFYLPGSWFHRPVVIRSVVDGAVRPVPFTLEHFSFGKLNVPKNIPSALGYAGFRLLAPLDNPPHHNEFISFLGATYFRAVGKGAIYGTSARGLGIDTAQPSGEIFPYFKEFWLVRPKPDATSMVVYALMDSSVATGAYRFTIQQGDSTTVHVEATIYLRKPVQVLELAPLTSMYWHGHGRGAIAGDWHPAQHDSSDLVMANGNGEWTTRPINNPLYAQTTTYAMDHPVGFGLIQQDRRFSAYQGIETQYQRRPSVWVQPDGDWGKGQLRLVELPTNNRDMDNIVAFWVPEHEPAPKTPLHFAYTLRFFLDNHGLIPLPHPVGTYLGDDPKVPGARKVVIDFGGGALSKLQETAPVQVHLEAADGAKILSQKLEWEKDGHFWRVIAVIQPQPGSPSNVRCFLTLNHQVMSNTWTYLLHAAKEQM, from the coding sequence ATGAATATTTATCGTCGTCGTCATCATCTGTCACTGAAGCCGCTTTCTGCCGTCCTGCTTGGGCTGGCCGCATTGACGGCAACGCTGCCCGCATACGCCGCCGAGTTCGGCATGGCTACGGTGGAGGCCAAGGCCAAATTGCTGGTGGACCGCACCTACAACCCGAAGCCCTTGCCTATCCCGGCTTTTCTCAAAGATCTCACGCCCGACCAGTATGCCGAGATTCAGGATGTTTCACCGCTCTGGAGAGGCGACCACTTGCCGTACGAGGCACAGTTTTATCTTCCTGGCTCCTGGTTTCACCGCCCAGTGGTTATTCGCAGCGTTGTGGACGGTGCGGTACGGCCAGTGCCCTTTACGCTGGAGCACTTCAGTTTCGGCAAACTGAACGTACCCAAAAATATACCCAGCGCACTCGGCTATGCAGGTTTCCGTCTGCTCGCGCCGCTCGACAATCCACCGCATCACAACGAGTTCATCTCCTTTCTCGGTGCGACCTATTTTCGCGCTGTCGGCAAAGGTGCCATCTACGGGACCTCGGCCCGTGGGCTCGGGATCGACACGGCTCAGCCTTCCGGCGAAATCTTCCCCTACTTCAAAGAATTCTGGCTGGTGCGCCCCAAACCCGATGCGACCTCGATGGTGGTCTATGCGCTGATGGACAGCTCCGTCGCGACGGGGGCCTATCGCTTCACCATCCAGCAGGGGGATAGCACCACGGTGCATGTGGAGGCCACCATCTACCTGCGCAAGCCGGTACAGGTACTGGAACTGGCGCCCTTGACCAGCATGTACTGGCACGGCCATGGACGCGGCGCCATCGCAGGTGACTGGCACCCGGCCCAGCACGATTCCAGCGACTTGGTCATGGCCAACGGTAATGGTGAATGGACGACCAGGCCCATCAACAACCCGCTGTACGCCCAGACCACGACCTACGCGATGGATCATCCAGTCGGGTTTGGCCTGATTCAGCAGGATCGCCGGTTCTCCGCTTACCAGGGTATCGAAACCCAGTACCAACGGCGCCCCAGCGTCTGGGTTCAGCCCGACGGTGATTGGGGCAAGGGGCAGCTACGTCTGGTGGAGTTGCCCACCAACAATCGGGATATGGATAATATTGTCGCGTTCTGGGTGCCGGAACATGAACCTGCACCCAAAACGCCCCTGCACTTCGCCTATACCCTGCGCTTTTTCCTCGATAATCACGGTCTGATCCCGCTGCCCCATCCGGTGGGCACCTATCTGGGCGACGATCCAAAAGTGCCCGGCGCACGGAAGGTGGTAATCGATTTCGGGGGCGGGGCACTCTCCAAACTGCAGGAAACCGCGCCCGTGCAGGTCCATCTTGAGGCTGCGGACGGTGCGAAAATTCTCAGCCAGAAACTGGAATGGGAAAAGGATGGTCATTTCTGGCGAGTGATCGCCGTCATTCAGCCGCAACCGGGTTCGCCCAGTAATGTACGGTGTTTTTTAACCCTGAACCATCAGGTGATGAGCAATACCTGGACATATCTTTTACACGCGGCAAAGGAGCAGATGTAA
- the mdoH gene encoding glucans biosynthesis glucosyltransferase MdoH, translating to MGRGGARPWEAIGRYRRYWLSTFIVLPACGAGLTLDQVLTDRLPFWLELPTLLIFVLLFAWISAGFWTALVGFVLLMRGRTDTTPGSPELHLAEPRLQSRVAVLMPIYNEEIERVAAGLQATYKSIQKTGALAHFEFFLLSDTRDPAIWLREELVWSALCESLDAFGRIHYRRRPINNKAKSGNVADFCRRWGKGYEYMVVLDADSVMNGETLYRMLEMMEGNPQVGIIQTQPVAVNRETLYARLQQFAQHLYGPIFSVGLRFWQLGDGHYIGHNAMLRIAPFSQYCALPVLPGRAPLGGPLLSHDFVEAALMAKSGWEVWFVPSLSGSYEEVPPTLIDDLKRDRRWAQGNLQHLRLLAGEGLRPAHRFLFVNGAMSFLAAPLWGLFLILGALGSLHWANTASDGSVITPLDWDWLVSPMPFWLFGVTAILLLSPKFMAVLWVLRQHGRKEHFGGAFHLVLSMFLESIFSILMAPIRMAFHSQFVIQTLMGRGVSWGAQVRGDQETSWRDALRYFGWCSALGLILAGILYPFLGAWHFAWLVPILGGLASAVPLAAWTSRPALGRWTQRHHLFVIPEEVHVPQELQSLGADRMAYMPHIEGDPFVQVVVDPRFNAIHTALQRNRTAAWPRAAKLCHKALEQGPQGLSNRERNILLTDRNSMLALHRAVWSTADRTRLAAWGLQSEAQVLSDA from the coding sequence ATGGGCCGTGGCGGCGCCCGGCCATGGGAAGCCATCGGCCGGTACCGGCGCTACTGGCTCAGCACTTTTATCGTTCTTCCGGCATGCGGCGCTGGCCTGACACTGGACCAGGTATTGACAGACCGCCTGCCTTTCTGGTTGGAACTGCCGACGCTGCTCATCTTTGTATTGCTGTTCGCCTGGATATCCGCAGGATTCTGGACGGCGCTGGTAGGGTTCGTTCTGCTCATGCGTGGACGCACCGATACCACACCGGGCAGCCCCGAACTGCACCTGGCTGAGCCGCGTCTGCAGAGTCGGGTGGCGGTACTCATGCCGATTTACAACGAAGAGATAGAACGGGTCGCCGCGGGCCTCCAAGCCACTTATAAATCCATACAGAAGACCGGCGCGCTCGCCCATTTCGAGTTTTTCCTGTTGAGCGATACCCGCGACCCCGCCATCTGGCTGCGCGAAGAGCTGGTGTGGTCGGCGCTTTGCGAGTCTTTGGACGCTTTTGGGCGCATCCATTACCGGCGGCGGCCCATCAATAACAAGGCCAAGAGCGGGAATGTAGCAGATTTCTGCCGCCGCTGGGGTAAGGGTTACGAATACATGGTGGTACTCGACGCCGACAGTGTGATGAACGGCGAAACGCTGTACCGGATGCTGGAGATGATGGAGGGTAATCCTCAGGTCGGCATCATTCAGACCCAGCCGGTGGCGGTCAATCGCGAAACCCTGTATGCGCGCCTGCAACAGTTCGCGCAGCATCTGTACGGCCCGATTTTCAGCGTCGGCCTGCGCTTCTGGCAGTTGGGCGACGGCCATTATATCGGCCATAACGCCATGCTTCGAATCGCTCCCTTCTCCCAATATTGCGCCCTGCCGGTATTGCCGGGGCGGGCCCCTCTCGGCGGCCCGCTACTGAGCCACGATTTCGTCGAGGCTGCGCTCATGGCCAAAAGCGGCTGGGAAGTCTGGTTTGTGCCCAGCCTGTCCGGGAGTTATGAGGAAGTGCCTCCGACCCTGATCGACGATCTCAAACGCGACCGCCGCTGGGCGCAGGGTAATCTTCAACATCTGCGCCTGCTGGCAGGGGAGGGGCTGCGCCCGGCGCATCGTTTTCTTTTTGTCAACGGTGCCATGTCTTTTTTGGCGGCGCCCTTGTGGGGCCTGTTTTTGATCCTGGGTGCCCTGGGCTCGCTCCACTGGGCCAATACAGCCAGTGACGGCAGCGTCATCACCCCCCTCGACTGGGACTGGCTGGTCAGTCCCATGCCCTTCTGGCTGTTTGGGGTGACGGCGATTTTACTGCTGTCGCCAAAATTCATGGCGGTGCTCTGGGTATTGCGTCAGCACGGCCGAAAAGAGCATTTCGGCGGCGCCTTCCATCTGGTGCTCAGTATGTTTTTGGAGAGTATATTTTCGATACTCATGGCGCCGATCCGTATGGCCTTTCACAGCCAGTTCGTGATTCAGACCCTGATGGGGCGCGGCGTGAGCTGGGGCGCGCAAGTCCGTGGCGATCAGGAGACGTCCTGGCGGGATGCACTACGCTATTTTGGGTGGTGCTCGGCGCTGGGTTTGATTCTGGCAGGGATACTCTATCCCTTTCTGGGGGCGTGGCACTTTGCCTGGCTGGTCCCCATACTCGGGGGGCTGGCGTCAGCGGTGCCCCTGGCGGCCTGGACGAGTCGCCCCGCGCTGGGGCGCTGGACCCAGCGGCATCATCTTTTTGTCATCCCCGAAGAAGTACATGTCCCGCAGGAATTGCAATCGCTCGGCGCGGATAGGATGGCCTATATGCCCCACATAGAGGGGGATCCCTTTGTTCAGGTGGTGGTGGACCCCCGTTTCAACGCAATACATACGGCCTTGCAGCGTAACCGTACCGCCGCCTGGCCCCGTGCGGCGAAACTCTGCCACAAGGCGCTGGAACAGGGTCCGCAAGGGCTCAGCAACCGTGAGCGCAACATACTGCTGACCGATCGCAACTCCATGCTCGCGCTGCATCGTGCGGTCTGGTCCACGGCCGATCGGACGCGTCTGGCGGCCTGGGGGTTGCAGAGCGAGGCGCAGGTGTTGTCCGACGCGTGA
- a CDS encoding complex I NDUFA9 subunit family protein: protein MTLHKICILGGTGFVGRHLAERLSQKGHAVRILTRNRERHRENLLVLPGVELIEANVHDPVALKKQLAGRDVVINLVGILNERHQGDFDRNHVELPRLVVGACNDLGIPRLLHMSALGASPTGPSAYLRSKGTGEEIVRQSNGNRAEMGRFDDLEEPMPLWSHGLKTTSFRPAVIFGEGDSFFNRFAGLLRRIPFFIPLARSKARMQPVWIEDVVSAYVQSMDDEKTYGQAYDLCGPKVYTLGELVAYTQSLIGTRRVIVPLGDFAGNLQASIMERLPGKVLTRDNLLSLSIDSVCTRNDLAESFQIEATSVESIVPGYLGGKGARAERLAEIRNRRS, encoded by the coding sequence ATGACACTTCACAAAATTTGTATTCTGGGGGGCACGGGCTTCGTGGGGCGGCACCTGGCAGAGCGGTTGAGCCAGAAAGGACACGCCGTGCGCATCCTGACGCGCAACCGCGAACGTCACCGTGAAAATCTGCTGGTACTCCCCGGTGTGGAGTTGATCGAGGCCAATGTCCATGACCCCGTCGCGTTAAAAAAACAGCTTGCAGGACGAGATGTCGTCATCAATCTCGTGGGAATCCTCAATGAACGCCATCAAGGCGATTTCGACAGGAACCACGTCGAACTCCCGCGCCTGGTAGTCGGCGCCTGCAATGATCTGGGCATCCCCCGTCTACTTCACATGAGCGCATTGGGAGCCAGCCCCACCGGTCCCAGCGCCTACCTGCGCTCCAAGGGGACGGGTGAGGAGATCGTCCGTCAGTCGAACGGGAATAGGGCGGAAATGGGACGCTTTGATGATCTGGAAGAACCCATGCCACTCTGGAGCCATGGGCTCAAAACCACTTCTTTTCGCCCAGCGGTGATTTTTGGTGAGGGTGACAGCTTTTTCAACCGCTTCGCCGGGCTATTGCGCCGCATTCCCTTTTTCATTCCGCTGGCCCGGTCGAAAGCCAGAATGCAGCCGGTCTGGATTGAAGATGTGGTCAGCGCCTACGTGCAATCCATGGATGACGAAAAAACCTACGGTCAAGCCTATGATCTGTGTGGTCCGAAAGTCTATACCCTCGGTGAACTGGTGGCCTATACCCAGAGTCTGATCGGCACCCGTCGCGTCATCGTGCCCCTCGGTGACTTCGCCGGCAATCTTCAGGCCAGCATCATGGAAAGGCTGCCGGGCAAGGTACTCACCCGCGATAACCTGCTCTCCCTGTCTATCGACAGCGTCTGTACCAGAAATGATCTGGCCGAGAGTTTTCAGATAGAGGCCACCTCTGTCGAGAGTATCGTACCCGGCTACCTGGGCGGGAAAGGTGCCCGCGCGGAGCGTCTGGCGGAAATCCGCAACCGGCGTTCCTGA
- a CDS encoding DUF423 domain-containing protein — protein sequence MAGHSAGRKCGIQAGAYFAMLGALVMALAVIAGAAGDHLVAGRVGDRALHIYDIANRFQIYHGLGLLLIGVLIRQYGRRRLLCAAGLLMALGVLLFCGGLYLLVLTGYSFWAFFAPMGGTALIFSWLLLALGIWRASKTQGNGDADCNG from the coding sequence ATGGCGGGACATTCGGCAGGACGGAAATGCGGGATACAGGCCGGAGCATATTTTGCCATGCTCGGGGCGCTGGTGATGGCCCTGGCGGTGATCGCCGGTGCGGCAGGGGATCATCTGGTGGCGGGGAGGGTGGGTGACCGTGCGCTGCATATTTACGATATTGCGAATCGCTTTCAGATTTATCACGGGCTTGGGCTGCTGCTCATCGGTGTGTTGATCCGCCAGTACGGCAGGCGGCGCCTGCTCTGCGCGGCGGGACTGCTGATGGCCCTGGGCGTTCTGCTGTTTTGCGGCGGACTCTATCTGCTGGTGCTGACCGGCTATTCGTTCTGGGCATTTTTCGCCCCCATGGGCGGGACGGCGCTGATTTTTTCCTGGCTGCTACTGGCGCTAGGTATCTGGCGTGCCTCCAAAACGCAGGGGAATGGTGATGCTGATTGCAACGGGTAA